The genome window ATCCTCAGTACCCCAGAATAAAGCAGGCAACGATCTTGGTGATGCACTCATTAGATGAATCAGAAGATATTGATTTAGTTAGTGAATCTGAGTGTAGAATCCGAGGGAATGCGCTGACGACACTGGAAAATCTACAACGCGATGCGACGGAACGAAAACGCTCTAGCATTACTATGTGGCTCACGATTATATTTGCGGTAACCTCGTTATTTCAGGCGAAATTGGTGGTTACTGATTTAACCGTTAATTTAGATAGTATCGTGACTAGCCTATTATTGGGTGCAAAAAATATCGGCGATTGGCTATCAAGCTGGTAGAAATACTGGCCAAGACAATGACCTTTTGCGGTCATAGTGACATTGACATATTGGATTGATTTGGAGACTCACCGATGAAAAGGATTTTAATCACGGGGGCGAATCGTGGTTACGGTCTTGCTTTAGCACACGCGTTTTCCCACTCTGGATATGCACTGTATTTGGTGGTTCGTTCTGAGGCATCCAGAGAGGTTTTGCTGTTGTGCTTTCCTAATGCATGTATTTTGGTCGAGGATGTTGTCAGCGACGGGTATGAAGCTCGGTTGAATGATTGGTTACGGTCGGTGACGTTGGATGTTGTCATCAATAATGCAGGGGTAGGCGCCAAAGCGCCGACGTTAACATCGACAACCACGGGGGATTTACGCCGCACGTTTGATACCAATTGCGTCGGAGTACTATCAACGGTAAAAGGCAGTTTGGCAGCACTGCTGCGCAATCAATCCGCCATGATTATTAATATCAGCTCTCGGCGTGGTTCTTTGACCATGCAGTCCCAGCTAGCCGCGAAAGGCTCAGGATGTTCTTATGCCTACAGGATCAGTAAAGCTGCGCAAAATATGCTGACTTTGTGTTTGGCGGACGAACTCGAAGAATCCCGTATAAAGGTTGTCAGTGTGCATCCTGGGCGCTTACTGACGAAAATGGCCGCGAGTGATGCTTGTCTATCGCCTGAAGCTTCAGCGCAAAAACTGGTGAACTTGGTAGAAGACAATGCATTTTGCACACGTGATTTTATTGATTTAGAGGACGAGAGCCGACTTCCTTGGTAGCGCTGACATTCCAATTTATGTCATAAATTCACCGTACGGCACAAAGCGCAGCATAGCCTAACCTAACCGCTGGAGAAGGATGTGCACAAAGAGTCATACTGGCCCAGTTGCTAGGCCAGTATCGATGAGGGTTATAGAGAGAGGCGTATCATTCGGTAACTTAATGGTTCGATTGTGGCATTCAGTCGCTGATCAACAAGGGAAATACGTGTCCCCTCTTGAGGTATGACAGTTTCTGCCTGTGGACTATTGGTTTGCGAGAGGTCGTAGCCGCTGATCACTTTATCTTCTATCACGGTATGATGTTCAAAGCCTTCCAGCGCAATATCAAACTCTATCTCTTCGCTGGCATGACGATTGACGATAAAGAAAGCCAGTGAACCATCATCATCAGACTGCACACATGACACATCGAGATAAGGTACTTGAGTTGCAAAATCCGTATCGTAGCGTTCACAGTTGACTGCGAGGTTGAGCGCTGTACCTCGGCCGTAGCGTGACGCATACATATACGGATAGAAAATCGTTTGACGCCAAGCTGGGCCACCTTCGACAGTCATGATCGGGGCAATGACATTGACAAGCTGCGCCATACAACCGATTTTGACGACGTCAGAGTGGCGAATAAAGGTATTCAAAATACACGCGACTTGTAACGTATCGGCAAAATCGTAAATGTCTTCTAATAGCGCCGGTGCCTGCGGCCAGCCATCGGCGCCTTCGAGTATCGCTTTGTCTTGCTCTCGTGAGTGATACCAGACATTCCACTCATCAAAGGAAATAAAAACATCATGATCGGAGCGTTTTTTGGCTTTGGTGGTTTTGATCACGGCTGCTACGGTTTCAATGTAGTGCTCAAGTTGTTCCGCTTTGGCTAAATAGTGTGTCGCGTTGCTATCGTTATTCTCAAAATACATGTGCAGAGAGTTATTCTCAAAATACATGTGCAGAGAAATGTAGTCGACGGTGTCATAAGTATAATCGAGCACGGTGCTTTCCCAGTCGGGGTAGCTGTCCATCATTGGACTGGATGATCCACATACCACCAGTTCGATGTTCTTATCAAAGGCACGCATTGCTTTGGCTGTTTCAAAGGCGAGGCGACCGTATTCGTCCGCCGTTTTCTGACCAATCTGCCATGGCCCATCCATTTCATTACCTAGGCACCATAGCTTCACGTTCCAAGGGTCTTCTCGGCCATTGTGTTTGCGTAAATCGGACCAATACGATCCACCGGGGTGATTGACGTACTCTAAAAATGATCGAGCTTCATCTAGACCACGAGAGCCCAAGTTGACCGCGAGCATCATTTCGGTCCCGACTTTTTCAGCCCAGTTGGCAAACTCATGAATCCCGACAGCGTTATTTTCAGAGGTATGCCATGCAAGATCCAAACGTGTTGGGCGATTTTCCTTAGGGCCAATGCCGTCTTCCCAATTGTATGACGAGACGAAATTACCCCCGGGGTATCGCGTCACCGGCACATCGATTTCCTTGATTAATTCAATGACATCTTGCCGAAAGCCTTGCTCATCTGCGCTGGGGTGGTCCGGCTCATAGATCCCCGTGTAAATCGCACGACCAAGATGTTCGATAAACGATCCATATAAGCGTGGATCAATGTTGGCAACGGTAAAGTCTTTGTGTGCGGTGATGCTCGCTTTCATGTAATACCCCATTCAGTTCCATTTTATGATTGTTATCCAGTATCAAAATACTAATGGCATCGTTCTTTTGAGGTCAATAAATATACAGATAAATAAACAATTATTTTCATATATTGCGATTCAACGCGTTAGAGGGGGTTGTCATGGAGATTGAAGCCACAAGCGTATGGCAACGCAATGACGCAGTGGACGCCACACCATAGGACGAAGTTGTTCGGTGACAAGGTTTTTGTGGGAAGAAAAGGGCGAGATTTTTTAGCCTAGATCAATAGAACGTTCGATAGTTGCGTTTGCCATGAGATATGTTTCGATGATCACGAAAATCGGTGATTGCTTTGACTATATTACGCTCAACGGATGAATACGGGCGTCATGAATGACATTGATGTAACAAGAGGAGAGGAACAATGAAACTGATTTTCTTACTGGTTGCCATGGTTGCATTTACTGTTGCGGGTTATGCATAACTGTTCGCGCTTTCATCGCACAATAGAGATAACCAACACATTAACAAACACAGACCTGCTCACATTGCTCAGGTCTGTGTTTTGTTCGTTTTAGAACTGAGAATTTTTTAGTACGCGTTCACCGTAAATACCATTTTTGGGGACGGGTTTGTAGCTTGAGTTGGCCGCACGCATCACACGAATCCCTTCGGCTCCGGCATTGCGCGCAGAGATGATATCGCCATCCGCATCGCCATAGTAAATCTTGATATGGTGTTTTTTGATGTATGGTGTTTTAGTGTATACATCGTGGCTTGAGCCAGCAAAAATCACATCATGCATATGCGTAATATGGAAAGTTTTCTGGATGTATGTCGTTGTGAAATGACATTTTGAGCCAGTTCGCCCTGTTATAAAGTAAATGTCATCGCCACGTTTCTGATGCATAGCGATAAGCTGTTGGGCAATGTGCTTTGGCATACTGAATTTATCCCAACCACAATTCGCTTTGTCCCAGAATTTTTGATTGGTTAGATAACTGTACCCATTGGGTGAAAACTCTTGCTGGCCACGATAGAACACCGGTGAGCTAAACAGGGTCGTGTCATCAATATCAAATCCTACCGCCATCGGCGGCTTACCGGCCAACTCTTTTTTCAGATCGGCCACTGATACCATGTTGAGATCGTTCGGAATGCCATCGTTAAGCAGTTCTACGGTGGAATAGCCTGTGTGTGTACCAGGTGTTTTTGGATCGGCGTGGGCCGCTGTATGTATTAGAGCACAACTGAGTAGTGCTGCGCTTGTCAATGCTATGTGACGCAAAATGTCATCCTTTTCAATCAAACAATACCTTCATCTACGAACACACCGCCAAGAGAACCTTGAGCCTGCTCGCAAAGTCCAAGCTGGGGATTATACACCAGTCTATTTGAAACTTTTTTGACATCCGCGAGATTTATATGAGGAATCATTGGATGAACGTCTTTCTTTGGTGATGTTTCTTTTGACCAATAGGAAAACGTCGACTAGGAAATGAGCGAGATGTGTGGTATTTAACATTTTTGCTACGTTTTGTTTATATTTTTATGTTCGAACGCTCATTTATTATGATTGTTTGTTTTCGTAAACGTTTATTCATGCAAAATAGCGACAACATTGTAGTGAATAGCGATGATAACAATAAGGACTGAACATGGATACGAACAAACGACATACTTTGATAGGGCAATGCATTGCCGAATTTATTGGTACGGGATTACTGATCTTTTTCGGTGTCGGTTGCGTGGCGGCAGCCGTGTTGACCGGCGCGCAGTTTGGTCAGTGGGAGATCAGTATTATCTGGGGCTTCGGTGTGGCTGTGGCGATCTATTGTACGGCTGGGGTGTCTGGTGCACACCTCAATCCAGCAGTGACCATTGCGTTAACGGCCTTTCACGGTTTCAATAAGGCGAAAGTCATTCCCTATATCCTCTCTCAGCTGGCTGGTGCATTTTGCTCAGCGGCATTAGTTTATGCGCTTTACTCTCCGCTGTTTACGCAATATGAAGTGACCCATAATATTGCTCGCAGTAGTGAGGCGGCTTTAGCAACGGCGGGAATATTTTCTACCTACCCTAATCCTCTCTTATCTTTTGGTGGGGCATTCTTTGTTGAGTTTACGATTACGGCGGTATTGATGTTTGCGATACTGGCGTTAGGTGATGAGCACAATGGCGCGCCGCGCGGACCTGTTGCGCCTTTGCTGATTGGTATCGTTATTGCTGTTATCGGTGGCTCGTTAGGTCCATTGACAGGATTTGCAATGAACCCTGCGCGTGACTTTGGTCCTAAGTTGTTTGCTTACTTGGCCGGCTGGGATTACGCCTTAACAGGCGCAAAAGATATCCCTTATTTCATTGTACCGATTTTAGGACCGATTGCTGGGGCATGCTTCGGCGGCTGGTTATACCCGAAAGTGATCGCAACCTATTTGCCACAACAAGGCCATGGTTGCACCATTCCAAACCAATGTGAAACAGTAGAAGAAAATGAACAAGCGCATGCTTGAGATAAAAGAATATAACAAGGATTTTAACATGACTGATCAAAAATACATTGTTGCTCTTGACCAAGGCACAACCAGCTCTCGTGCAGTTATTCTGGATCATGATTCCAATATCGTTAGCACTGCGCAGCGAGAATTTACTCAAATTTATCCTCAGGCAGGGTGGGTTGAGCATGACGCATTAGAAATCTATGCAACACAAAGTTCTGTATTGGTGGAAGTACTGGGTCAATCGGGGATTCGCAGTGATCAAATTGCTGGGGTTGGGATCACTAACCAACGTGAAACCACCATTGTTTGGAATAAAGAAACGGGTAAGCCTGTTTATAACGCCATTGTTTGGCAATGTCGCCGCACGGCAGAAATTTGTGAAGAGCTCAAAGAGCGAGGCTTAGATGAGTATGTTCGTGAAGCGACAGGTTTGTTGATCGACCCTTATTTCTCAGGTACTAAAATCAAATGGATTCTTGATAATGTTGAGGGTGCCCGTGAAGACGCGGAAGCAGGTAAGCTGCTATTTGGTACTGTCGATACATGGCTTGTCTGGAAAATGACTCAGGGCCGTGTGCATGTTACTGACTATACCAATGCATCACGTACCATGTTATTTAATATTAATGACAAATGCTGGGATCAAAAACTGTTGGATGAACTGGGTGTCCCCGCTTGTATGATGCCAGAAGTTCGCACCTCGTCAGAAGTGTACGGCCAAACCAACATTGGTGGTAAAGGCGGAACGCGGATTCCAATTGCTGGGATAGCAGGTGACCAGCAAGCGGCCTTATTTGGTCAAATGTGTGTGGAACCTGGGGAAGCTAAAAATACCTACGGTACAGGGTGTTTCTTATTAATGAACACAGGGCAAGAGAAGGTGTCGTCATCGCATGGATTGCTTACTACGTTAGCATGTGGCCCTAAAGGTGAGCCCGTTTACGCCTTAGAAGGGGCGGTCTTCATGGGTGGGGCTGCGATTCAGTGGCTGCGCGATGAAATGAAACTGATTGATGACGCGATGGACTCAGAATACTTTGCGACCAAAGTTGACACCTCGAATGGTGTTTATGTGGTGCCGGCGTTTACTGGATTAGGGGCTCCCTACTGGGACGCTTACGCACGCGGTACGATTGTGGGATTAACGCGGGGTGTCAATTCATCGCACATTGTTCGTGCAACATTGGAAAGTATTGCGTATCAAACACGCGATGTACTGGATGCAATGCAAGCCGATTCAGGGATTCGTTTGGCAGCGCTGAAAGTCGACGGTGGCGCTGTGGCGAACGATTTCTTGATGCAATTCCAATCTGACGTGTTAGATACGGAAGTATTACGTCCAGAGGTCACGGAAGTGACGGCCTTGGGCTCCGCTTACTTAGCTGGCTTGGCGGTTGGTTTTTGGGATAGCATTGAAGAAGTACGTAATAAAGCGACGATTGAGCGCCAATTTACGCCACATCATGACGAAGAAAAACGTAACCGTCGTTACAAAGGTTGGAAGCGAGCAGTGAAATGTGCACAGGTATGGGCAGAACTGCATGCAGAAGACGATGAATAGTTGATACGCTAACACCATGACCGATTTAAGAGTGCTCGAATGAGCACTCTTTTTATTGGTTCGGCTATTGAATGTCAGTTTTACTTCTATAATGGTGAAAATTGACGCAAAATATCCGCTTAATACGCCAGTGGCGGTATCGGGATACAATCAAGTAGGGAGTCATAGTGAAGCAACTACCTCGGCATCAAAAGATTATTGAACTGGTGAAAAACCAAGGTTATATCAGTACTGAAGAATTGGTGGAACGGTTTAACGTCAGCCCTCAGACCATCCGACGAGATTTGAATGAACTGGCAAATGAAAATCTGATTCGTCGCTATCACGGTGGAGCAACCACACCACTGAGCTCTGAAAACACCTCGTATTTAACGCGTAAATCGCAGAATCTCGATGAGAAAGACCTTATCGCTGCAGAAGTTGCTCAGCATATCCCTGATGGGGCGACATTGTTTATTGACATCGGTACCACTCCAGAAGCCGTTGCCCATGAGTTAAATAAACAACATAAAAGATTACGCATTGTGACCAACAACTTAAATGTGGCAAGCATTTTACTGAGCAATCCAGAAATGACGGTGATTTTGGCGGGGGGTGAAGTGCGTGACAGAGACGGTGGCATTGTCGGAGAAGCAACCTTAGATTTTATTCAACAATTTCGTTTAGATTTCGGCATCTTAGGGATCAGCGGCATTGATTTTGATGGTTCACTATTGGATTTTGATTACCATGAAGTGCGCGTTAAGCAGGCGATTATTGAAAATAGCCGTCGTGTCTACTTAGCCGTTGACCATAGCAAATTTGGTCGAAACGCCATGGTCAAATTGGGAAATATAGCGCAGATTGATATGTTGATTACCAACCAAACCCCGCCAGAAGGCATCGTCTCGATTCTGAAAGAACATGACATCCCACTTCAGGTTGCGTCATCGCTATAAACACTACAAAACTGTTTCATTTTTATAACAAGCACGGTTCCTAATGTTGGAATGGTGCTTTTTTTGTGCTCAAATCACACAAACGAACATAAACGAAAATAATTAATGATCATAAACGAAAGTTGAGTTAAGGTGTTTATTAACACGTTAATGAATATTTTCTCACCTATTTTCAAGGTTTGGTTATGAAGAATTACACATCAGAATCAGCAAATAATGTGCTCGATATCATCATCGTCGGCGGTGGAATTAACGGTGCCGGAATCGCTGCTGATGCCTCAGGTCGTGGGCTAACCGTGGGATTATATGAAGCGAATGACTTTGCTTCGGCGACCTCATCAGCCAGTTCAAAATTGATCCATGGGGGGTTACGCTACCTCGAGCACTATGAGTTTCGTTTAGTGTCTGAGGCGTTAGCGGAGCGGGAAGTCTTATTGAAAAAAGCGCCTCATATTGCATTTCCTATGCGCTTTCGTTTGCCTCATCGTCCTTTTTTACGTCCTGCATGGATGATTCGTTGCGGACTGTTCTTATATGATCATCTCGGTAAGCGTTCCACCCTGCCTTCTAGCCATAAGGTTGATTTGAGTAAAACCGGCTATATGAAACCAGAAATGAAAATCGGTTTTGAATACTCAGACTGTTGGGTCGACGATGCTCGTATGACACTGTTAAATGTGATGCAAGCCAATGAGAATGGCGCCGAGACTCGTAACTATTGTTTGGTCGAAAAAGCCGAGCGAGTCGGTGAATTATGGGAAGTTACGGTATTAGATCAGAATACGGGCGAGCGCTTTACTCGCCAAGCGCACGCGTTAGTCAATGCCGCGGGTCCATGGGTAAAACAATTCTACGATACCGCCATTCACACACCGGCTCCGCGTGGCGTTCGTCTGATCCAAGGCTCTCATTTAGTGGTGCCGCGTTTACATGATGATCCGCAAGCCTATATTTTACAGAATAAAGATAACCGTATCGTTTTTGTCATTCCATACTTGGATAAGTTCTCCATCGTTGGGACGACTGACCAAGAATATAAAGGCGACCCGCGTGAAGTGACCATTACGGAAACAGAGATCGACTATTTATTGGATGTGGTGAATCAACACTTTGTTAAACGATTAGAGCGGAGTGACATTGTGTGGTCATACAGTGGGGTTCGCCCGCTGTGTGATGATGAATCCGATTCCCCTCAAGCCATTACGCGCGATTACACCTTGGAGCTTGAACAAACCCACAATCAGGCGCCAGCGTTAACCATTTTTGGTGGAAAATTGACGACTTATCGTAAACTTGCGGAGTCGGCTATGAAAAAACTAGCGACATTTTTCCCACAGATGGGACAACCTTGGACAGCCACTCAAGCTCTGCCTGGTGGTGAATTTAGTTGTTCACGGGATCAGTTGACCCAATCGATTTGCAGTCAGTATCCATGGCTCTCTGAAGAAACGGCATTTCGCTATGTCAATCAATATGGCACGTATAGCTGGGCGATATTAGATGGAAAATCAAGCGAAGCCGACATGGGCCGTGTATTTGCAGAAGGCGTTTATCAAAGTGAAATTGATTATATGATTGCCAAAGAATTTGTAAAAACCGGGACAGATGCATTATGGCGCCGCAGTAAGCTGGGCTTGTATTTGGATGACTCGCAACAAGCGGAAGTCGATGCCTATATCAAGCAGGTGATTGCCAATAGTCAACCAGAGCATTCCGGTTTCCCGTTGTCACAAGCCGGCTAGTATGACCAATTTGCACGTTTATTGTGCGTGACTCAACAGGCGAAAAAGCTCAAACCTCGGTTTGGGCTTTTTTTTATGATCAACAAACGGGGACGTCTGGAGTGATTGGAACTGGTTTTTAGTTATGTTATAACATAACAATATTTTATCTTTTCTTGTGGACACACTATGAACCATCATCTCGCTCTTCCCGATGTCATTCACACCGAAAAAGCCGCGATTCCCGCGAACCTACAATGGGTCGGGATGTCGGCGGTATCTCTTCCCTGTTTTGTAAGGCATTCAGAATCCATCATTACGCCCGTGACCTCGAGTGCTAACGTGTATGTCAGTTTGGATTCACCGGATGAAAAGGGCATTCATATGTCACGTTTGTATCGTTTGTTACACCAGCAACTGACTCAGCAAACGCTGACCGTCGAACGGATTGAGGCGTTTCTACGACACATGGTGTCTTCTCAAGAGGGGGTCAGTGATGATGCCCGCTTGGAGTTGACATTCGATTTTCCCATGCAAAAGGCAGCACTACTGAGCGGACAAGTGGGGTATCAAACCTATTCTCTTGCATTCAATGTGAGCTTCCATCATGGTCAATGGCAGACGGAAGCCATCTTGCATATTCCCTATTCGAGCACGTGTCCGTGCTCCGCCTCTTTATCCCGTCAATTACTTGCTGAGGCAATTGATGATCAATTTGCCACCGCGGCGATTAATAAAGAGGCGCTGCTTGCTTGGGTCACTTCACCGCAAGGCAGTATTGCGACGCCGCACAGTCAACGCTCATTTGCCTACATTCACCTCTACTGGGACCGGTTATGCTGCCCTGATTTTGCGAGCCTTATTGGTGAGGTTGAGCAAGCGCTTGGTACACCGGTACAAACCATGGTGAAGCGCGAAGATGAACAAGAATTTGCACGTTTAAATGGGCAGAATCTCATGTTTTGTGAAGATGCGGCTCGCAAAGTTAAGCACGCTTTATCGGCGATGGCTGATCTTAGTGACTATTGGTTTAAAATCGAACACCAAGAAAGTTTGCATGCTCACAATGCAGTTGCCATAGGACGCAAATCGCATGGGATATCGAGAGAGTAAACAATGGAGATCGGTACCTGTATGTAAATACGACAGTGCCATTGAGGCTTAACCTAGCGTTCTAACCTGTTGATTTACTATTTAATGTGTGCGGATATTGATACAGGCTTGACAAAAAACTCACTTAATTGAGAAGCGGTGTTTACATAATAGAAGTGAATGGCCATTATGATAATGGCTATTTTTACTTATGGTATTATGAATTCGAACCCGAGGCAGTGAATAGGAATAGTTATGAAAAAATGTGTGTTGTTAATGATGATTGTCGTGGGGCTCTCTGGTTGTGAAGCGACACAACGCCAGAACGCGACAACGGGAGAGCAAGAAACTAACTCCACCACAAAAGGCGCTTTAATTGGCGCATTCGCAGGGGCGCTGACAGGCTTGGCTACAGGCAGCGATGCGACAGAACGTCGTCAACATGCTCTTGTGGGTCTAGCGGGTGGTGCTGCTGTCGGCGCTGGTACTGGATACTACTTGGATCGTCAAGAATCGGCGCTGCGTAAAGAGCTGATGAACTCGGGTGTTCAGGTGAAACGGGTGAATGAAAATAAACTGGTTCTTGTGATGCAAAACGGCATTGGCTTTGCCTCCGATTCCTCGAATCTGGCACCAAGTATCTACAATACGCTCAATGGTGTCGCTAAAATTCTAGTGGAATACCCTAAAACGCGTTTATCGATTGTTGGCCATACGGACAGCACGGGAAGTGCCGCTTATAACCAGAACTTGTCTTTAAAACGTGCCAGCTCTGTAAAAGCGTACTTATCAGGTCAAAACGTGTCTTCATCTCGAATGACGGTACAAGGTCGTGGTGAAACACAACCTATCTGTGATAACAGCACCGCGCAAGGTCGTCAGTGTAACCGCCGTGTTGAAATTTCTATAGAGCCGAAATAAATCATCGCTCATCAGATGAAGTGATCCCACTTTGTTCCAAACTCATACCGACTCAAGGGCTGCCAATAAATGCAGCCCTTAAACGTTGTGTCACATGCTCCTATCGATTGAAGTGCTGAGTCACGTAAATAGACAAATTTTCAGGAGAATGCGCAGAGTTACCTCTACACTCTTTAGGTGATAACTGGAATAACAGGGCCTTTATGGCAATCAGGGAGTGAGCA of Vibrio zhugei contains these proteins:
- a CDS encoding SDR family NAD(P)-dependent oxidoreductase — translated: MKRILITGANRGYGLALAHAFSHSGYALYLVVRSEASREVLLLCFPNACILVEDVVSDGYEARLNDWLRSVTLDVVINNAGVGAKAPTLTSTTTGDLRRTFDTNCVGVLSTVKGSLAALLRNQSAMIINISSRRGSLTMQSQLAAKGSGCSYAYRISKAAQNMLTLCLADELEESRIKVVSVHPGRLLTKMAASDACLSPEASAQKLVNLVEDNAFCTRDFIDLEDESRLPW
- a CDS encoding alpha-N-arabinofuranosidase encodes the protein MGYYMKASITAHKDFTVANIDPRLYGSFIEHLGRAIYTGIYEPDHPSADEQGFRQDVIELIKEIDVPVTRYPGGNFVSSYNWEDGIGPKENRPTRLDLAWHTSENNAVGIHEFANWAEKVGTEMMLAVNLGSRGLDEARSFLEYVNHPGGSYWSDLRKHNGREDPWNVKLWCLGNEMDGPWQIGQKTADEYGRLAFETAKAMRAFDKNIELVVCGSSSPMMDSYPDWESTVLDYTYDTVDYISLHMYFENNSLHMYFENNDSNATHYLAKAEQLEHYIETVAAVIKTTKAKKRSDHDVFISFDEWNVWYHSREQDKAILEGADGWPQAPALLEDIYDFADTLQVACILNTFIRHSDVVKIGCMAQLVNVIAPIMTVEGGPAWRQTIFYPYMYASRYGRGTALNLAVNCERYDTDFATQVPYLDVSCVQSDDDGSLAFFIVNRHASEEIEFDIALEGFEHHTVIEDKVISGYDLSQTNSPQAETVIPQEGTRISLVDQRLNATIEPLSYRMIRLSL
- the aphA gene encoding acid phosphatase AphA: MRHIALTSAALLSCALIHTAAHADPKTPGTHTGYSTVELLNDGIPNDLNMVSVADLKKELAGKPPMAVGFDIDDTTLFSSPVFYRGQQEFSPNGYSYLTNQKFWDKANCGWDKFSMPKHIAQQLIAMHQKRGDDIYFITGRTGSKCHFTTTYIQKTFHITHMHDVIFAGSSHDVYTKTPYIKKHHIKIYYGDADGDIISARNAGAEGIRVMRAANSSYKPVPKNGIYGERVLKNSQF
- a CDS encoding MIP/aquaporin family protein encodes the protein MDTNKRHTLIGQCIAEFIGTGLLIFFGVGCVAAAVLTGAQFGQWEISIIWGFGVAVAIYCTAGVSGAHLNPAVTIALTAFHGFNKAKVIPYILSQLAGAFCSAALVYALYSPLFTQYEVTHNIARSSEAALATAGIFSTYPNPLLSFGGAFFVEFTITAVLMFAILALGDEHNGAPRGPVAPLLIGIVIAVIGGSLGPLTGFAMNPARDFGPKLFAYLAGWDYALTGAKDIPYFIVPILGPIAGACFGGWLYPKVIATYLPQQGHGCTIPNQCETVEENEQAHA
- the glpK gene encoding glycerol kinase GlpK, which produces MTDQKYIVALDQGTTSSRAVILDHDSNIVSTAQREFTQIYPQAGWVEHDALEIYATQSSVLVEVLGQSGIRSDQIAGVGITNQRETTIVWNKETGKPVYNAIVWQCRRTAEICEELKERGLDEYVREATGLLIDPYFSGTKIKWILDNVEGAREDAEAGKLLFGTVDTWLVWKMTQGRVHVTDYTNASRTMLFNINDKCWDQKLLDELGVPACMMPEVRTSSEVYGQTNIGGKGGTRIPIAGIAGDQQAALFGQMCVEPGEAKNTYGTGCFLLMNTGQEKVSSSHGLLTTLACGPKGEPVYALEGAVFMGGAAIQWLRDEMKLIDDAMDSEYFATKVDTSNGVYVVPAFTGLGAPYWDAYARGTIVGLTRGVNSSHIVRATLESIAYQTRDVLDAMQADSGIRLAALKVDGGAVANDFLMQFQSDVLDTEVLRPEVTEVTALGSAYLAGLAVGFWDSIEEVRNKATIERQFTPHHDEEKRNRRYKGWKRAVKCAQVWAELHAEDDE
- a CDS encoding DeoR/GlpR family transcriptional regulator, which gives rise to MKQLPRHQKIIELVKNQGYISTEELVERFNVSPQTIRRDLNELANENLIRRYHGGATTPLSSENTSYLTRKSQNLDEKDLIAAEVAQHIPDGATLFIDIGTTPEAVAHELNKQHKRLRIVTNNLNVASILLSNPEMTVILAGGEVRDRDGGIVGEATLDFIQQFRLDFGILGISGIDFDGSLLDFDYHEVRVKQAIIENSRRVYLAVDHSKFGRNAMVKLGNIAQIDMLITNQTPPEGIVSILKEHDIPLQVASSL
- the glpD gene encoding glycerol-3-phosphate dehydrogenase, encoding MKNYTSESANNVLDIIIVGGGINGAGIAADASGRGLTVGLYEANDFASATSSASSKLIHGGLRYLEHYEFRLVSEALAEREVLLKKAPHIAFPMRFRLPHRPFLRPAWMIRCGLFLYDHLGKRSTLPSSHKVDLSKTGYMKPEMKIGFEYSDCWVDDARMTLLNVMQANENGAETRNYCLVEKAERVGELWEVTVLDQNTGERFTRQAHALVNAAGPWVKQFYDTAIHTPAPRGVRLIQGSHLVVPRLHDDPQAYILQNKDNRIVFVIPYLDKFSIVGTTDQEYKGDPREVTITETEIDYLLDVVNQHFVKRLERSDIVWSYSGVRPLCDDESDSPQAITRDYTLELEQTHNQAPALTIFGGKLTTYRKLAESAMKKLATFFPQMGQPWTATQALPGGEFSCSRDQLTQSICSQYPWLSEETAFRYVNQYGTYSWAILDGKSSEADMGRVFAEGVYQSEIDYMIAKEFVKTGTDALWRRSKLGLYLDDSQQAEVDAYIKQVIANSQPEHSGFPLSQAG
- the folE2 gene encoding GTP cyclohydrolase FolE2 is translated as MNHHLALPDVIHTEKAAIPANLQWVGMSAVSLPCFVRHSESIITPVTSSANVYVSLDSPDEKGIHMSRLYRLLHQQLTQQTLTVERIEAFLRHMVSSQEGVSDDARLELTFDFPMQKAALLSGQVGYQTYSLAFNVSFHHGQWQTEAILHIPYSSTCPCSASLSRQLLAEAIDDQFATAAINKEALLAWVTSPQGSIATPHSQRSFAYIHLYWDRLCCPDFASLIGEVEQALGTPVQTMVKREDEQEFARLNGQNLMFCEDAARKVKHALSAMADLSDYWFKIEHQESLHAHNAVAIGRKSHGISRE
- a CDS encoding OmpA family protein, with product MKKCVLLMMIVVGLSGCEATQRQNATTGEQETNSTTKGALIGAFAGALTGLATGSDATERRQHALVGLAGGAAVGAGTGYYLDRQESALRKELMNSGVQVKRVNENKLVLVMQNGIGFASDSSNLAPSIYNTLNGVAKILVEYPKTRLSIVGHTDSTGSAAYNQNLSLKRASSVKAYLSGQNVSSSRMTVQGRGETQPICDNSTAQGRQCNRRVEISIEPK